Within Labrus bergylta chromosome 18, fLabBer1.1, whole genome shotgun sequence, the genomic segment GTGCTGCGTGCTGTCAGTGCAGACATGCTAATCAGTAACACTAGAGTTCCCTCGCTAGCAGAGAACACCATGACGAAGCTGGGCTATGACTCGCTGATGGTACTCGCCCTGCAGGTTTCTCCACctacacacaggcacaaattGTACTCAGAGCATGCAAATGACTCTCACAAATAAACGCAAAGACGAACACATGTATGGCAACACACAGGGAGGTCCTGCAAATGTATACAAATCCTGGGAATGACTCAGAAAGAGTTGTTGATGGCGCCTGGATAAGGGCACTGAGCCGTCTCATCAATGTCCCGCTCCAGTCAGGCAGAACAGGCGCTGTAACCGTTCCATATTTCTCAGGCCGAGCCAAAAGTCCAATGGAATGTGTGCACTGAGTTCTTGGCTCGCAATGCAAGAGGACGGAAGTAGAGGATACAAGGGCAAGTGTGTCACGCTATGAACTGAACAAACTggccaaacacacaaaaatagtaTCTCTTTCCAACCTACAAAGTAAGAGACAAGTTACAAATGTTCAGCAGAATTGGGAGAAGCTGTGAAAGTTTGTTAGTCACTAACTaatgcagaaagaagaagatatgaCACATTTTCCAGCATAAGCAGTTTGTGTGAATTCTCTCACTGCACCCTGCAAGGCCAGAAAAATGGAATAcaacattgtattttttttaaactaacctTGGAGAGTTTGAAATCACACCCTGCAACggacacattttcatttaaacccACCCTCTGGAAAGTCTTTTACACTTACCTTATCCCGTTGTGTGGAGAGaggttttgtattttctttagcTGTTCACTGCTGGGCATCCACACACATTTCACGGGTTCCTTCTTCCAGTTTTTCCTTTGGGACTTGGATTTTctgatgctttaaaaaaaaagctgctgtccATGACACTGGCACCTGTTTTGTTCCATCAGAGGTGCTGCTGGACCCATGCCGGACGTGGTGCCCTTCCTCGACCTGCCAGGCTGTGTGCCAACTAAAGGAGGCAGATTCCCCAGCGatgccccagctggtccagtgtGCTGTCTGCGCCCTGGAGTTCTGCTCGGCCTGCAAGGCCAACTGGCACCCTGGGCAGGCCTGCCAGGAGAACAACCTGCCCATTACCTCCTTCCTACCAGGAGAAAACAGGTAACGTATGTGACAAGCTCATACAATGAtgcatttgaaaatgttctctCTGACCTTTTTTTCAGGGCTAGATATGTTACGACATTTTTACAaaggttagtgcgcgcgccccatgcatggaggctgtagtcctccaaacgggcggcccaggttcgaatccaacctgtggctcctttcccgcatgtcattccccactctctctctccctgatttccgagtctatccactgtcctatctccccattaaaggcacaaaaagcccaaaaataaatctttaaatagaCCATCATGTgctttttttgaatttgaacaaaACGATTACCCGTACTGCCCCACTGTCGATACACTGCAACTTGTAGCAACTGTAAAGTTTTAGCTGATGATGAAACAATAATGATAAAGTCTCCaccaactgaaaaaaagaatactTGGGAAAACATTCCagctcagttttttttaatcatctgtatattattagacCCTCTTCATCCCCCTTAAAAGATCTTTCACTGTGATTTGATATTTTTCGGCCAGTATAGGCTGCTACAGATGCATTCCAAATCAAGATAATTATTTCCTTAAAAACTGGAAATTCAATCAACACGTCATGTCCTGCTCTCCTGAGCTTCTTCAATACAGAGCTGCAGTCACTGAATGGCTCCTTAAATAACAAACTGACAGCCGCTCTGGCTGCTCAGTTGGGCATCAGCCAGGACTCGAGCACAAAATAATAGGCAGATAAAACAATCTGCTGAAGTGAAAGCGCAGTAAAGCGGTCTGGGATGGgcttattattcattttaagaTGGAGGAGCTGTCTGTGAGGTTAAAAGGAAGGCTTCTCTGAGACATGTGCAGTTGACCTGTTTCTTTGCGATATCCTCTTACTCAAACGTCATTAGCTCTGCAGAGCTTTCCTCTATCTGCACAGGTCCCGGAGCGAGCTCAAGGGGCCACAgtggaaagagggagagaggattAGCAGGTCTGCTCTTAGATGGTCTCTCTGTGTGAACTACACCTGTTCTCTGGGAGGATTTCTTCAAAAACGTTAGACCCCAAGTGTTTCATTACAGCTCTGATCACCTCCCTTGTTAGAAGCTAACGGGCTAGTTTGCCGTTCTACGACGTGAATGAATGACAGCTACCTGCTCCAGAGTTCACGagtcagcgcttttctgaaacaGGAGAAAGGAGATGCAGACACTCTTGACAGCAACAGAAAGGAAGAATAAAAGTGTTGGAGGGAGTTCAATGTAATTTAGTGACTGGTGGTTTTTAGAAGACCTGTCAGCTCCTGAGCTACAGCTATCCACCGTTTCAAACAATCCTGTTACACCAAAGATTGTAAATATTGATCGCTGCGTTAAAGCCATCTCATCCACAGCACCACTTGTAAAGTGACTGCTGAGTGATTTTGGATTTTCTGTCCTGTTAGGAATATAAAACACTTACAGCTGTgtcactctctcttctctgcagctctttctATAAAAACGAAGAGGACGACGCACCGATCAAGCGCTGTCCCAAATGTAAAGTTTACATCGAGAGGGACGAGGGCTGTGCACAGATGATGTGCAAGAACTGCAAACATGCCTTCTGCTGGTACTGTCTGGAGTCTCTGGATGTGAGTTTGATCCAAATAATGACTTTCTTCCTTGATGTTCACATCAGTAAAGACCAAGACAATGCATGTTTGCAATATCTTAAAGTTGCTTGAGTTTTGTATTGTAATGTTGTGAGGAGTTGTTCTGATACCAGTTTTGAAATGGTTTGACAGCTACCACCTGAAACTTCTGTTTCTAGCTGAAAAAACAACACCTATATAGTTATTTATCACATGACAATTACCAACAGCAGTTTAGGGTTGCGTTGATACTGTACGTAACATTAGCCAAGCTCTACAAAATAAGTCAGTGTTTGTCAGCACTTATTCCCCTTTATTCACCAACCTGTTCGCTAAAGTTAAACACCTCACACCTGCGGTCTGTCCCGCAGACACATGTTAAGACTCGTGGTGATTGTGCGTTTGAGGCGGTAGCACAAATCCTCTGGAATTCTCTGGCCATCTTGTTACCTTCTTCTGACTCTGCTCCCTTCAGTATTCATTTAGGACAGTTTTTAGCAGGAGCCATTTAAGGATGTGTCCTTTATTTCATGAATGAATGTCAAGTAGATAATAAAAGGACGTCTggatgtatttgtttatttatctaaAAGGTTGTCTTCTCTGCCAGGACGTACAATAAGGATAGCAATGGTgttgtttaaataaaaggttggtagtcatttttgttttaggTTTTGGCTGTATTATTTGATGGGAACTTGGTATCTTATTTTCATCAAGGAAAAAATAGTATTTCAATATCTTTACTGTTGTGTTTGCACACTGTGATAAGCCTTGATGTAGACATCATTCGTCTCCTTGCGACAGCAGTAGCTGTCACTATCAGGAAACTGAAGCTTCACTTTGACTTGATAAGAAAAGAATaagatgtatttgtttttggtttaGTATGAGCCATGATGCCGTTCATAATCTTAATTGTGTGAGCACAGTCGATTGCTCCTCGcaggtcattaaaaaaaaaacaatttcctcAGACGAGCTCATGGCTTCTTTAACACTGCTAATGGTCCATCGTTATCTGCtctgcgtctgtgtgtttgtctgacaggACGACTTTCTCCTGATCCACTACGACAAAGGGCCCTGTCGAAACAAACTGGGCCACTCCAGGGCATCTGTTATCTGGCACAGAACACAGGTGAGCAACCCAtcgcccccccacccccccccccccccccccccccacccccaccccctcgcCTTCCACACTCAtccaggaccccccccccctccccacacacacacacacacacacacacacacacactgcagcatgtGGCTGTACACGTGTCcagcctcttcctctctctatgGCTCATTCAGTCACAGGCAGTGATGGGTTAGTATTATCTTCAGTGCACAATAGGAAAAGGACAGCTTGATGTGCATCGAACAAGTGTCTCGTGGCCAGTGTCACGAGGTTTCCTGCAAGCTTATTATGTCCTTAAACTAACAAAAGGTTTACATAACCAGGCTCTCGACAATGATAGGTAACCAAATTAAATGACAGATTACATATAAAGGATTGGATATGACATGTCATTTCCCTTATGTGAAATGCTGGATTACGCATGACTTTCCACATGTAATGAAGCCTTTTAAGCTTATGAAAGATAAATTTGTTGTTAAATTACCAAACTGCTCCGCTATATCTCTCATATAATCTATTATTTGTCGCTGTTCAACATACTCATTATTTAGTCAGCATTAGCATACACCATGGCATCTGTTGCCCAGTGGGGCAGGCTGAGTCATATGATTACAGTTCAGGCAGCTATAGCTTCAGcactctgtgtgtctttgtctctccctGCTCTCCTCATGTCACCCTCACCTCGTTTCTCAGCATCTAAAAAACGCACTCGCTCTCATTCCTTCATAAATACGAGACGTACcccggaaaaaaaaacaacacaacaacacatcataCCTCCCTGACTGTAACTGAGGACGTCTGTGTTTCCATGAGATTCATACTGTCAGTTCAGAGAGAGGGAATGACCTAATCATGTTAGCATCATCAGGGTCTGTTTATCTAAGCAAAGTGTTCCCAAATACTATGATTTCAACTAGAATATAGTAAGAGTGACAAAGATTAAATGTGCCCTTTTGGGTAATCTGTTTGCAGGCAGTCCTGTAAATATGTTGGTTTGCCCTCAAACAGGAGGAAAGCTATGGGCTATTATAAGTCACTGTTGCATGTGACTGCCTGTTATGTATGCCATTTTGTGGCTCTTGACCCGCTGGTTTCTGGCTCCCCCTTGTGGCGAATTTACTGACCATGCTCATAACAGGAAAGggaaatgtaaaagaaataatttatcatGATTTACAATGATAATGTTAGCATTATCGGACTATTTGTatgcaggataaaaaaagagatgtaaTAGTTGTTTAGGCCATTTTATAATCTGTTGGTGTTCTGTTCACTAACcacattacaaacacacacaaacagctttccTGCTGGTCCTGTTGGAACAGAGACCGTAAAGCTCTCAACAGGGCAGTCTGTGTGTCATTCTTTTGACTTTTAAAGGATAATGTCACAAGATTTGAGTGATTCCTTACAACACACTAACTTCAGCTCTGCACCAACAGAAAGCAAACAATACATCGGTACACATTTGACATAGATCACAAACATAGCTGTGACTAACGTAAATACTCCAgtgagttgattttttttcagagccTTAGCACTaaacaataaaagacagaatacattcctgtctgtgtgtgtcagtgcagcTCAGCTGCATTAACATTGTTGCTTAACTAAGTTGCACTCGATGACATGAGTGAATCAGGCCCCATGTGTTTTCTATCGTTATGACAACAAGGCAACTGTCCATTCAGcatgaatgaaataaattgGTGCTATCAGGAGACGTAGTCACACGGACAAAACCACCCATTTTATTGCAAGGTTTCTGGGCAAGCAaagctttttaatgttttttgttttgaggcTTTGTATGCCATCTGCTGGTCAATCTGTGGTGTTGCAGTTGCTGGGTAAGATTCAGGGCATTAGTCTCTACAACAATGGTTCAGTACAAGTTCCACAGtacaattatatttaaataGTGCATCAAACGAGTCATTAAGCTTCTTACTATAGTCTAAGATGTGTgatgtatctattttttttgtcgATAGCTGTTAATTGCTTTGCTAAAGTAATGTAATAGCattccctctgtctccctcctacTGTTTcaattgtatttaaatgaatgttttatttttgccctCTCTACAGGTTGTCGGGATCTTTGCTGGCTTCGGCCTGCTCCTGCTGGTTgcctcccccttcctcctcctggcCACTCCCATCGTCCTCTGCTGCAAGTGCAAGTGCAGCAAAGGCGACGACGACCCGTTGCCAACCTAAAACACGCTGTCAAAGCCGGAGCGGAGAGCCGCTTCAAGGATgggtcatcttttttttccccttatcACCCCTTTACGTTCTTTTCCTCCTACCAGCTTTGAGCGCTTCATTTTTTTCGGGCTGAGCCTGCAGCAGCCCGGGGCCGCTTCTGGATCCATCGCTCTGCATGAGAGAGGCGTGGAGGTCAAGTGACCACTCAACTGGGCCTGAAGAAGAGGTCCAAGGTCAAGGAAGGTCGATCTTTACAAAGGACTACCGTGTCCTTGTGTGTGACGTTGGTGGTTTGGGGACGTGGAGATAGTCGGGGCAACTTCGAGTGGACCTTGATGGGGGTTACTGTTGTGTGGGGTATTTTGACAAACTCATTtaaggcaaagaaaaaaatcaaagttcagACATGCTTTTTCTTGTATGGACAATATCATGCAAGAACCTTTTACTTTATTGCTCTATTTTGTCAGTTTGTCGTACGCAACAAAAGCTTTTTTCCCCTTCACCACGCTCAATGTAGCTCTACAGCTTCAGTCCGTAGCATTAGAGTCACACCACGCATGTTTGGTGTTCACTCGATTTGCACACAGAGCGTGATTCCTGCGCCATGCTCACGACTGAGGTCGAGATGAGAGGCTGTCGTCACTCTCAGCTCACTGTACAGCACGTCCTCTTGatgatgtcaatgttttataACCTGTTGCTTTTAATAGAACCGTGCTCAGAGTAGTGTCTATGTGTTGTACTTTTCAATGTTTTCCAAACTGTAAGGTACACTTGTTAAAGGGGATTGCCACTCatggcaaacaaaaaaaaaacacaaaaaaaaacacatacagcttGAGTTTTAtaaccaaatgtttttttaattttaaaatacttttgcCATCAAATTCATATCTTTTACACGCATTGTAAGCATCTTTTAAAGAGAAGGACTTTTTGTTTGtacattgttttttaagatAATAAATTGTCCTCATTTGAGTGGCGTTCCCCTTTAAATTCAGCATCAATGTGAGAGTCTATCAGAGGACTTTATATCCACAGTatgtggaaacattttaataCTTCATAAAAAGAGATGTCA encodes:
- the rnf144aa gene encoding probable E3 ubiquitin-protein ligase RNF144A-A: MTTARYRPTWELAVDPLVSCKLCLGEFPLEQMTTITQCQCVFCTLCLKQYVELLIKEGLETAISCPDSACPKRGHLQENEIECMVATEMMQRYKKLQFEREVLLDPCRTWCPSSTCQAVCQLKEADSPAMPQLVQCAVCALEFCSACKANWHPGQACQENNLPITSFLPGENSSFYKNEEDDAPIKRCPKCKVYIERDEGCAQMMCKNCKHAFCWYCLESLDDDFLLIHYDKGPCRNKLGHSRASVIWHRTQVVGIFAGFGLLLLVASPFLLLATPIVLCCKCKCSKGDDDPLPT